The following are from one region of the Vitis riparia cultivar Riparia Gloire de Montpellier isolate 1030 chromosome 14, EGFV_Vit.rip_1.0, whole genome shotgun sequence genome:
- the LOC117930254 gene encoding DNA repair protein UVH3 isoform X1, translated as MGVHGLWELLAPVGRRVSVETLAGKRLAIDASIWMIQFMKAMRDEKGEMVRNGHLLGFFRRICKLLFLRTKPVFVFDGGTPALKRRTVVARRRQRENAQAKIRKTAEKLLLNHLKAMRLKELAKDLENQRLNNNDKGKKVLSYQTETAGDVSEGNSSVSGTYNQEKLDEMLAASLAAEEDGNFVGDAGISNEEDDDDEDEEMMLPIMNGKVDPAVLAALPPSMQLDLLVQMREKLMAENRQKYQKVKKAPAEFSELQIQAYLKTVAFRREIDEVQKSAAGRGVGGVQTSRIASEANREYIFSSSFTGDKEALTNGGVEKNGDKQYQIPTECPPDSPNNVASTSKSNTAAESVAGEPASVFNDDVETYLDERGRVRVSRVRAMGIRMTRDLQRNLDLMKEIEQDRTNEDNNGIVTLNKTNEQSIPDNGASIEISFEDDGEHNCLNGDEELFASLVAGNPVIISSSDAALSNRRPADSASDSDWEEGIIEEKGGSCIDNVGVEIKPSVMEERVSDDSEVEWEEGPCDVSKNVSACPSKFGNPASKGRLEEETDLQEAIRRSLEDLGGEKAVGKSFKDSDIKEYDEKVHEVKDDAFRQENDKAEQDFPLENLPEQNGSFCKIVDVVEKLDSVDGMNTSQSIDASGRQLTSLLADNPHKMEVLNNELCEEYQKDVGESGNVGRETNEVYMIREQLSHASKKSVDTSTLANSCSGDGSHISDAMLGNMPDATPADSSKYDSEAAPRWHSNETTDPAIPPGETCIKGKTAVEQKLAEGNNHVNFFMEKERNMGNSVTEDKKNVQFGVTEDVLEEMMILDQECLNLGDEQRKLERNADCVSSEMFAECQELLQMFGLPYIIAPMEAEAQCAYMELANLVDGVVTDDSDVFLFGARSVYKNIFDERKYVETYFMKDIETELGLNREKLIRMALLLGSDYTEGVSGIGIVNAIEVLNSFPEEDGLHKFREWVESPDPNILGKVNVETGSSSRKRGSKVGSGDQSHSKNNMDAFDENVSQNEHNESVDDIQSGKQIFMDKHRNVSKNWHIPSSFPSETVISAYASPQVDQSTEPFSWGKPDLFVLRKLCWEKFGWGNQKADELLLPVLKEYNKHETQLRLEAFYTFNERFAKIRSKRIKKAVKGITGSQTSELLDDAVQEGSKHGKRSKESLSKLDNKQEIPINEIGSTAARNGSNATAKTTPKQSRRRRIRKPVPSDGESAEPPVQAGQKQCNDTGSRKNGRGKGRKKGRGVRRGRGRGRIQENPGSEISGTSSSDCNSGNEEEVPAQKLDGSNEVRRSKRPRKAVNYANDDVEIDDEGKSLDQGNQKCTNEEAMEHEPSRDQIICGDAAADFSGKNQQKAEDSSPGEDLCGDYPETEGVMCMDENEIGQLDSRDDDPTFADEFSEDYLKMGGGFCVEEDEKDKDHNARSYDQAKADTISENPDPESELGIDPAESVSSLQNTAEGFQSEPTCQPDTELNLDCPNATIGLSMPENTGDDTGTNTVKALRAMPFLRKKRRLG; from the exons ATGGGAGTGCACGGTCTCTGGGAACTTTTGGCCCCTGTCGGTCGCCGTGTGTCTGTCGAGACTCTTGCCGGAAAACGACTCGCCATAG ATGCGAGTATATGGATGATACAGTTCATGAAGGCAATGCGAGACGAGAAAGGAGAGATGGTGAGGAACGGTCACCTGTTAGGGTTCTTCCGACGCATATGCAAGCTCCTCTTCCTACGCACTAAGCCCGTTTTCGTTTTCGACGGCGGCACCCCTGCCCTCAAGCGCCGCACCGTTGTCGCTCGTCGCCGGCAGCGAGAAAATGCTCAGGCCAAGATTCGGAAAACTGCCGAGAAATTGCTCCTCAATCAC CTTAAGGCAATGAGGTTGAAAGAACTGGCTAAGGATTTGGAGAATCAGCGGCTGAACAACAATGACAAGGGGAAAAAGGTTTTATCATATCAAACGGAAACGGCTGGAGATGTTTCTGAAGGAAATAGTTCAGTATCCGGGACTTACAATCAGGAAAAGCTAGATGAAAT GTTGGCAGCATCCCTTGCGGCAGAGGAAGATGGGAATTTTGTAGGAGATGCAGGGATTTctaatgaagaagatgatgatgatgaagatgaagagatGATGCTT CCAATTATGAATGGAAAAGTCGACCCAGCTGTATTAGCTGCATTGCCTCCATCAATGCAGCTTGATCTTCTTGTGCAG ATGAGAGAGAAATTGATGGCAGAAAAcagacaaaaatatcaaaaagtgaAAAAG GCCCCTGCAGAATTTTCAGAGTTACAAATACAGGCTTATCTTAAAACCGTTGCTTTCCGTCGGGAGATAGATGAAGTGCAGAAATCTGCTGCTGGGAGGGGGGTAGGTGGTGTGCAGACTTCACGGATAGCCTCTGAAGCCAATAGAGAATATATTTTCTCCTCATCATTTACTGGTGATAAAGA AGCACTTACAAATGGTGGAGTAGAGAAAAATGGAGATAAGCAATATCAGATACCAACAGAGTGTCCTCCAGATTCCCCGAATAATGTTGCATCTACCAGTAAGTCCAATACTGCCGCAGAATCGGTTGCAGGTGAACCTGCAAGTGTTTTTAATGATGATGTTGAGACATACCTGGATGAGCGGGGGCGTGTCCGAGTTAGTAGGGTAAGAGCTATGGGAATTCGTATGACCCGAGATCTACAAAGGAATTTGGATTTGATGAAAGAGATTGAGCAGGATAGAACAAATGAGGATAATAACGGAATTGTTAcattaaacaaaacaaatgaGCAGTCTATCCCTGACAATGGGGCTTCTATAGAGATATCCTTCGAAGATGATGGTGAGCACAACTGTTTAAATGGTGATGAGGAATTATTTGCTAGTTTGGTAGCAGGAAATCCAGTGATAATTTCTTCTTCTGATGCTGCTCTCTCAAACAGACGACCAGCTGATTCTGCTTCAGATTCTGACTGGGAGGAGGGAATCATTGAAGAGAAAGGTGGTAGCTGTATTGACAATGTTGGAGTGGAAATTAAACCATCTGTTATGGAAGAAAGAGTTAGTGATGATAGTGAAGTGGAATGGGAGGAAGGACCTTGTGATGTTTCAAAAAATGTGTCAGCATGCCCATCTAAGTTTGGAAATCCTGCTTCCAAAGGAAGGTTGGAAGAAGAAACTGATCTCCAGGAAGCAATAAGGAGAAGTCTTGAAGATTTAGGTGGTGAGAAAGCTGTTGGTAAATCATTTAAAGATTCGGATATTAAGGAATATGATGAAAAGGTTCATGAAGTTAAAGATGATGCATTTCGTCAAGAAAATGATAAGGCTGAACAAGATTTTCCATTGGAAAATTTACCAGAGCAAAATGGATCATTTTGTAAAATTGTGGATGTAGTTGAGAAACTTGATAGTGTGGATGGAATGAACACCTCACAGAGCATTGATGCATCAGGGAGACAGTTGACATCATTGCTGGCAGACAATCCTCATAAGATGGAAGTACTGAATAATGAACTGTGTGAAGAATACCAGAAAGATGTTGGTGAAAGTGGAAATGTGGGAAGAGAAACAAATGAGGTCTATATGATTAGGGAGCAGCTCTCTCATGCCTCAAAGAAGAGTGTTGATACATCTACTTTGGCTAACAGTTGTTCGGGAGATGGTTCACATATTTCTGATGCAATGTTGGGTAACATGCCTGACGCTACTCCTGCTGATTCAAGCAAGTATGATTCTGAAGCTGCACCAAGATGGCATTCAAATGAGACAACTGACCCTGCCATTCCTCCAGGAGAAACttgtataaaaggaaaaactGCTGTTGAGCAAAAATTGGCTGAAGGAAATAAtcatgttaattttttcatggaaaaagaGCGGAACATGGGTAATTCCGTAACTGAggacaaaaaaaatgttcagTTTGGAGTTACTGAGGATGTTTTGGAGGAAATGATGATTCTTGATCAGGAATGCTTAAATTTGGGAGATGAACAGAGAAAGCTTGAAAGAAATGCTGATTGTGTCAGCAGTGAGATGTTTGCAGAGTGCCAG GAACTTCTCCAAATGTTTGGCTTACCATATATTATTGCACCTATGGAAGCTGAAGCTCAATGTGCTTATATGGAACTTGCAAACCTTGTTGATGGAGTTGTAACAGATGATTCAGATGTATTCTTGTTTGGAGCACGAAGTGTTTACAAGAATATATTTGACGAACGCAAATATGTTGAGACCTATTTTATGAAG GACATTGAGACCGAGCTTGGattaaatagagaaaaattaATTCGCATGGCACTCCTTCTTGGGAGTGATTATACTGAGGGTGTTAG TGGAATTGGCATTGTTAATGCTATTGaagttttaaattcttttcctGAGGAGGACGGTCTTCATAAGTTCCGGGAGTGGGTTGAATCACCAGATCCAAACATCCTAGGAAAGGTTAATGTTGAAACTGGATCCAGTTCGAGGAAACGAGGATCCAAGGTTGGAAGTGGCGACCAGAGTCACTCAAAAAACAATATGGATGCATTTGATGAAAATGTTTCCCAAAACGAGCACAATGAGTCTGTTGATGACATTCAATCTGGAAAGCAGATCTTCATGGATAAGCAC agAAATGTGAGCAAGAACTGGCACATTCCTTCTTCTTTTCCAAGTGAAACAGTTATCTCTGCATATGCCTCTCCCCAAGTGGACCAGTCAACAGAGCCTTTCTCGTGGGGAAAACCAGATCTTTTTGTTCTTCGCAA ATTGTGTTGGGAAAAGTTTGGTTGGGGTAACCAGAAGGCTGATGAGTTGCTACTACCTGTTTTGAAAGAGTACAACAAACATGAG ACTCAATTGCGGTTGGAAGCATTTTACACTTTCAATGAGAGATTTGCCAAAATTCGTAGTAAGAGAATAAAAAAGGCTGTTAAAGGAATTACCGGGAGTCAAACCTCAGAGTTGTTGGATGATGCTGTGCAAGAAGGTTCTAAACATggaaagagaagcaaagagagtCTTAGTAAACTTGACAACAAACAAGAAATTCCTATAAATGAAATAGGGAGTACTGCTGCTAGAAATGGGAGCAATGCTACAGCAAAAACAACTCCAAAGCAGTCAAGAAGAAGAAGGATCCGTAAGCCTGTTCCATCTGATGGAGAGAGTGCAGAACCTCCTGTGCAGGCAGGACAGAAGCAATGCAACGATACAGGATCAAGGAAGAATGGAAGAGgtaaaggaagaaagaaaggcCGGGGAGTCAGAAGGGGAAGAGGAAGAGGTAGGATACAAGAAAATCCTGGCTCTGAAATTAGTGGAACCAGCTCCAGTGATTGTAACAGTGGCAATGAGGAGGAAGTTCCAGCTCAAAAGTTGGACGGGTCAAATGAAGTGCGAAGG TCAAAACGTCCTCGGAAGGCTGTGAATTATGCTAATGATGATGTAGAAATTGATGATGAGGGCAAGTCATTAGACCAAGGCAACCAAAAGTGCACCAATGAGGAGGCAATGGAGCATGAGCCGTCTAGAGATCAGATTATATGTGGAGATGCTGCTGCTGATTTCAGTGGAAAGAACCAACAAAAAGCTGAAGATTCTTCACCTGGAGAAGACTTGTGTGGAGACTACCCAGAAACAGAAGGTGTCATGTGCatggatgaaaatgaaataGGTCAGTTAGATTCAAGAGATGATGATCCCACTTTTGCGGATGAATTTTCTGAAGATTACCTTAAAATGGGAGGTGGATTTTGtgtggaagaagatgagaaagaTAAGGACCACAATGCTCGCTCATACGACCAAGCTAAAGCAGACACCATCTCTGAAAATCCTGATCCTGAATCTGAACTCGGTATTGATCCAGCTGAATCAGTCTCAAGCCTGCAAAATACTGCAGAGGGATTTCAATCTGAACCAACATGTCAACCTGATACTGAACTGAATCTGGACTGTCCAAATGCAACAATTGGGCTGTCTATGCCGGAGAACACGGGAGACGACACTGGAACAAACACTGTAAAAGCTCTTCGTGCTATGCCTTTcttaagaaaaaagagaaggttGGGTTGA
- the LOC117930254 gene encoding DNA repair protein UVH3 isoform X2 produces the protein MKSSLAAEEDGNFVGDAGISNEEDDDDEDEEMMLPIMNGKVDPAVLAALPPSMQLDLLVQMREKLMAENRQKYQKVKKAPAEFSELQIQAYLKTVAFRREIDEVQKSAAGRGVGGVQTSRIASEANREYIFSSSFTGDKEALTNGGVEKNGDKQYQIPTECPPDSPNNVASTSKSNTAAESVAGEPASVFNDDVETYLDERGRVRVSRVRAMGIRMTRDLQRNLDLMKEIEQDRTNEDNNGIVTLNKTNEQSIPDNGASIEISFEDDGEHNCLNGDEELFASLVAGNPVIISSSDAALSNRRPADSASDSDWEEGIIEEKGGSCIDNVGVEIKPSVMEERVSDDSEVEWEEGPCDVSKNVSACPSKFGNPASKGRLEEETDLQEAIRRSLEDLGGEKAVGKSFKDSDIKEYDEKVHEVKDDAFRQENDKAEQDFPLENLPEQNGSFCKIVDVVEKLDSVDGMNTSQSIDASGRQLTSLLADNPHKMEVLNNELCEEYQKDVGESGNVGRETNEVYMIREQLSHASKKSVDTSTLANSCSGDGSHISDAMLGNMPDATPADSSKYDSEAAPRWHSNETTDPAIPPGETCIKGKTAVEQKLAEGNNHVNFFMEKERNMGNSVTEDKKNVQFGVTEDVLEEMMILDQECLNLGDEQRKLERNADCVSSEMFAECQELLQMFGLPYIIAPMEAEAQCAYMELANLVDGVVTDDSDVFLFGARSVYKNIFDERKYVETYFMKDIETELGLNREKLIRMALLLGSDYTEGVSGIGIVNAIEVLNSFPEEDGLHKFREWVESPDPNILGKVNVETGSSSRKRGSKVGSGDQSHSKNNMDAFDENVSQNEHNESVDDIQSGKQIFMDKHRNVSKNWHIPSSFPSETVISAYASPQVDQSTEPFSWGKPDLFVLRKLCWEKFGWGNQKADELLLPVLKEYNKHETQLRLEAFYTFNERFAKIRSKRIKKAVKGITGSQTSELLDDAVQEGSKHGKRSKESLSKLDNKQEIPINEIGSTAARNGSNATAKTTPKQSRRRRIRKPVPSDGESAEPPVQAGQKQCNDTGSRKNGRGKGRKKGRGVRRGRGRGRIQENPGSEISGTSSSDCNSGNEEEVPAQKLDGSNEVRRSKRPRKAVNYANDDVEIDDEGKSLDQGNQKCTNEEAMEHEPSRDQIICGDAAADFSGKNQQKAEDSSPGEDLCGDYPETEGVMCMDENEIGQLDSRDDDPTFADEFSEDYLKMGGGFCVEEDEKDKDHNARSYDQAKADTISENPDPESELGIDPAESVSSLQNTAEGFQSEPTCQPDTELNLDCPNATIGLSMPENTGDDTGTNTVKALRAMPFLRKKRRLG, from the exons ATGAAAT CATCCCTTGCGGCAGAGGAAGATGGGAATTTTGTAGGAGATGCAGGGATTTctaatgaagaagatgatgatgatgaagatgaagagatGATGCTT CCAATTATGAATGGAAAAGTCGACCCAGCTGTATTAGCTGCATTGCCTCCATCAATGCAGCTTGATCTTCTTGTGCAG ATGAGAGAGAAATTGATGGCAGAAAAcagacaaaaatatcaaaaagtgaAAAAG GCCCCTGCAGAATTTTCAGAGTTACAAATACAGGCTTATCTTAAAACCGTTGCTTTCCGTCGGGAGATAGATGAAGTGCAGAAATCTGCTGCTGGGAGGGGGGTAGGTGGTGTGCAGACTTCACGGATAGCCTCTGAAGCCAATAGAGAATATATTTTCTCCTCATCATTTACTGGTGATAAAGA AGCACTTACAAATGGTGGAGTAGAGAAAAATGGAGATAAGCAATATCAGATACCAACAGAGTGTCCTCCAGATTCCCCGAATAATGTTGCATCTACCAGTAAGTCCAATACTGCCGCAGAATCGGTTGCAGGTGAACCTGCAAGTGTTTTTAATGATGATGTTGAGACATACCTGGATGAGCGGGGGCGTGTCCGAGTTAGTAGGGTAAGAGCTATGGGAATTCGTATGACCCGAGATCTACAAAGGAATTTGGATTTGATGAAAGAGATTGAGCAGGATAGAACAAATGAGGATAATAACGGAATTGTTAcattaaacaaaacaaatgaGCAGTCTATCCCTGACAATGGGGCTTCTATAGAGATATCCTTCGAAGATGATGGTGAGCACAACTGTTTAAATGGTGATGAGGAATTATTTGCTAGTTTGGTAGCAGGAAATCCAGTGATAATTTCTTCTTCTGATGCTGCTCTCTCAAACAGACGACCAGCTGATTCTGCTTCAGATTCTGACTGGGAGGAGGGAATCATTGAAGAGAAAGGTGGTAGCTGTATTGACAATGTTGGAGTGGAAATTAAACCATCTGTTATGGAAGAAAGAGTTAGTGATGATAGTGAAGTGGAATGGGAGGAAGGACCTTGTGATGTTTCAAAAAATGTGTCAGCATGCCCATCTAAGTTTGGAAATCCTGCTTCCAAAGGAAGGTTGGAAGAAGAAACTGATCTCCAGGAAGCAATAAGGAGAAGTCTTGAAGATTTAGGTGGTGAGAAAGCTGTTGGTAAATCATTTAAAGATTCGGATATTAAGGAATATGATGAAAAGGTTCATGAAGTTAAAGATGATGCATTTCGTCAAGAAAATGATAAGGCTGAACAAGATTTTCCATTGGAAAATTTACCAGAGCAAAATGGATCATTTTGTAAAATTGTGGATGTAGTTGAGAAACTTGATAGTGTGGATGGAATGAACACCTCACAGAGCATTGATGCATCAGGGAGACAGTTGACATCATTGCTGGCAGACAATCCTCATAAGATGGAAGTACTGAATAATGAACTGTGTGAAGAATACCAGAAAGATGTTGGTGAAAGTGGAAATGTGGGAAGAGAAACAAATGAGGTCTATATGATTAGGGAGCAGCTCTCTCATGCCTCAAAGAAGAGTGTTGATACATCTACTTTGGCTAACAGTTGTTCGGGAGATGGTTCACATATTTCTGATGCAATGTTGGGTAACATGCCTGACGCTACTCCTGCTGATTCAAGCAAGTATGATTCTGAAGCTGCACCAAGATGGCATTCAAATGAGACAACTGACCCTGCCATTCCTCCAGGAGAAACttgtataaaaggaaaaactGCTGTTGAGCAAAAATTGGCTGAAGGAAATAAtcatgttaattttttcatggaaaaagaGCGGAACATGGGTAATTCCGTAACTGAggacaaaaaaaatgttcagTTTGGAGTTACTGAGGATGTTTTGGAGGAAATGATGATTCTTGATCAGGAATGCTTAAATTTGGGAGATGAACAGAGAAAGCTTGAAAGAAATGCTGATTGTGTCAGCAGTGAGATGTTTGCAGAGTGCCAG GAACTTCTCCAAATGTTTGGCTTACCATATATTATTGCACCTATGGAAGCTGAAGCTCAATGTGCTTATATGGAACTTGCAAACCTTGTTGATGGAGTTGTAACAGATGATTCAGATGTATTCTTGTTTGGAGCACGAAGTGTTTACAAGAATATATTTGACGAACGCAAATATGTTGAGACCTATTTTATGAAG GACATTGAGACCGAGCTTGGattaaatagagaaaaattaATTCGCATGGCACTCCTTCTTGGGAGTGATTATACTGAGGGTGTTAG TGGAATTGGCATTGTTAATGCTATTGaagttttaaattcttttcctGAGGAGGACGGTCTTCATAAGTTCCGGGAGTGGGTTGAATCACCAGATCCAAACATCCTAGGAAAGGTTAATGTTGAAACTGGATCCAGTTCGAGGAAACGAGGATCCAAGGTTGGAAGTGGCGACCAGAGTCACTCAAAAAACAATATGGATGCATTTGATGAAAATGTTTCCCAAAACGAGCACAATGAGTCTGTTGATGACATTCAATCTGGAAAGCAGATCTTCATGGATAAGCAC agAAATGTGAGCAAGAACTGGCACATTCCTTCTTCTTTTCCAAGTGAAACAGTTATCTCTGCATATGCCTCTCCCCAAGTGGACCAGTCAACAGAGCCTTTCTCGTGGGGAAAACCAGATCTTTTTGTTCTTCGCAA ATTGTGTTGGGAAAAGTTTGGTTGGGGTAACCAGAAGGCTGATGAGTTGCTACTACCTGTTTTGAAAGAGTACAACAAACATGAG ACTCAATTGCGGTTGGAAGCATTTTACACTTTCAATGAGAGATTTGCCAAAATTCGTAGTAAGAGAATAAAAAAGGCTGTTAAAGGAATTACCGGGAGTCAAACCTCAGAGTTGTTGGATGATGCTGTGCAAGAAGGTTCTAAACATggaaagagaagcaaagagagtCTTAGTAAACTTGACAACAAACAAGAAATTCCTATAAATGAAATAGGGAGTACTGCTGCTAGAAATGGGAGCAATGCTACAGCAAAAACAACTCCAAAGCAGTCAAGAAGAAGAAGGATCCGTAAGCCTGTTCCATCTGATGGAGAGAGTGCAGAACCTCCTGTGCAGGCAGGACAGAAGCAATGCAACGATACAGGATCAAGGAAGAATGGAAGAGgtaaaggaagaaagaaaggcCGGGGAGTCAGAAGGGGAAGAGGAAGAGGTAGGATACAAGAAAATCCTGGCTCTGAAATTAGTGGAACCAGCTCCAGTGATTGTAACAGTGGCAATGAGGAGGAAGTTCCAGCTCAAAAGTTGGACGGGTCAAATGAAGTGCGAAGG TCAAAACGTCCTCGGAAGGCTGTGAATTATGCTAATGATGATGTAGAAATTGATGATGAGGGCAAGTCATTAGACCAAGGCAACCAAAAGTGCACCAATGAGGAGGCAATGGAGCATGAGCCGTCTAGAGATCAGATTATATGTGGAGATGCTGCTGCTGATTTCAGTGGAAAGAACCAACAAAAAGCTGAAGATTCTTCACCTGGAGAAGACTTGTGTGGAGACTACCCAGAAACAGAAGGTGTCATGTGCatggatgaaaatgaaataGGTCAGTTAGATTCAAGAGATGATGATCCCACTTTTGCGGATGAATTTTCTGAAGATTACCTTAAAATGGGAGGTGGATTTTGtgtggaagaagatgagaaagaTAAGGACCACAATGCTCGCTCATACGACCAAGCTAAAGCAGACACCATCTCTGAAAATCCTGATCCTGAATCTGAACTCGGTATTGATCCAGCTGAATCAGTCTCAAGCCTGCAAAATACTGCAGAGGGATTTCAATCTGAACCAACATGTCAACCTGATACTGAACTGAATCTGGACTGTCCAAATGCAACAATTGGGCTGTCTATGCCGGAGAACACGGGAGACGACACTGGAACAAACACTGTAAAAGCTCTTCGTGCTATGCCTTTcttaagaaaaaagagaaggttGGGTTGA
- the LOC117930084 gene encoding probable inactive receptor kinase At2g26730: protein MDQVPIWVLFISFLLLFHTTSSIEPDVRQALINFLGSLSGSNGQAAQAAGWNLDTDPCLDGWNGVTCDKKNQSVQKISLDGLSLAGILDVGSLCTKQSLAASLNYLSVGNNSISGDVQKEIADCKQLARLNISGNRFSGKLPDSLPMLNNLKKLDISNNHLSGDLPDLSRISGLTTFLAQNNQLTGKVPKLDFSNLEQFDVSNNLFRGPIPDVEDRFNESSFLGNPGLCGDPLPNKCPKKVSKEEFLMYSGYALIVLVLIMFVVFRLCKRRTKEEKVDATNKIVAVDDSGKKPSAESSGYKTGLSRSDFSVISGDQSALVSSTSLVVLTSPVVNGLKFEDLLTAPAELLGRGKHGSLYKVIFDKGMTLVVKRIKDWAISSDEFKKRMQRIDQVKHPNVLPALAFYCSKLEKLLIYEYQQNGSLYQLLSGDQPLGWSSRLNLAATIAEALAFMHQELHSDGIAHGNLKSSNILLNRNMVPCISEYGLREADSKELPSLSATNSRRAIEQTGATSSNSTFNADIYAFGVILLELLTGKLVQNSGFDLAGWVHSAVREEWTVEVFDKRLISHGASEARMVDLLQVAIKCVNRSPETRPTMSKVAYMINAIKEEEERSLVFEV, encoded by the exons ATGGATCAAGTCCCCATCTGGGTTCTCTTCATTTCATTCCTTCTCCTATTCCACACTACTAGTTCCATTGAACCAGATGTTAGGCAGGCCCTCATCAATTTTCTTGGGAGCCTCTCTGGCAGCAATGGCCAAGCTGCTCAAGCTGCTGGTTGGAATTTAGACACTGATCCATGTTTGGATGGGTGGAACGGTGTAACTTGTGATAAAAAGAACCAATCTGTGCAGAAAATCTCTCTCGATGGGCTGAGCCTGGCTGGAATTCTTGATGTGGGTTCCCTCTGTACTAAGCAATCTCTTGCTGCGTCTCTTAATTATCTTAGTGTTGGCAACAACAGTATCAGCGGAGATGTCCAAAAAGAGATTGCAGACTGCAAACAACTGGCTCGCTTGAACATTAGTGGGAACCGATTCTCAGGAAAACTTCCAGATTCCCTCCCCATgttgaataatttgaaaaaactcGATATTTCAAACAATCACCTCTCTGGGGACCTGCCAGATTTGTCTCGGATTTCTGGTCTAACGACCTTCCTGGCTCAAAACAACCAGCTCACTGGGAAGGTTCCCAAACTGGACTTTTCCAACCTGGAGCAGTTCGATGTCTCCAACAACTTGTTCAGAGGTCCTATTCCAGATGTTGAGGACCGTTTCAATGAAAGCAGCTTCTTGGGCAATCCTGGATTATGTGGTGATCCACTGCCAAATAAATGTCCAAAGAAAGTCTCCAAGGAAGAGTTTCTCATGTACTCGGGCTACGCTTTGATAGTTTTGGTTTTGATCATGTTTGTGGTTTTCAGGCTTTGTAAACGGAGgacaaaagaagagaaagtcGATGCAACAAACAAGATTGTAGCAGTGGATGATAGTGGCAAGAAGCCTAGTGCTGAATCAAGTGGATACAAAACAGGCCTGAGCAGATCAGACTTTTCGGTTATTTCAGGTGATCAAAGTGCTTTGGTGTCGAGCACATCACTAGTAGTTCTTACTAGTCCAGTGGTAAATGGGTTGAAGTTTGAAGATTTACTCACTGCTCCTGCTGAGTTGCTTGGGAGAGGAAAGCATGGCAGCCTCTATAAGGTCATTTTCGACAAAGGGATGACTCTGGTTGTGAAAAGGATTAAGGACTGGGCAATTTCAAGTGATGAATTTAAGAAGAGAATGCAGAGAATAGACCAAGTGAAGCATCCAAACGTATTGCCTGCCCTTGCCTTCTACTGTTCCAAACTGGAGAAGCTCTTGATCTATGAATATCAGCAGAATGGCAGCCTCTACCAGCTTCTCAGTG GGGACCAACCATTGGGCTGGAGCAGCAGGCTCAATCTTGCAGCTACCATTGCAGAAGCATTAGCCTTCATGCATCAGGAGCTTCATTCAGATGGGATTGCCCATGGTAACCTGAAGTCCTCCAACATTTTACTAAACAGAAACATGGTCCCATGCATTAGCGAATACGGGCTAAGGGAGGCAGACAGTAAAGAACTGCCATCACTTTCCGCTACAAATAGCCGTAGAGCCATTGAGCAAACTGGTGCCACTTCATCCAACAGCACCTTCAATGCAGACATATATGCGTTTGGTGTGATTCTCCTGGAGCTACTAACTGGAAAACTAGTCCAGAACAGTGGATTCGACTTGGCTGGATGGGTTCACTCAGCGGTCCGAGAAGAATGGACAGTAGAGGTTTTTGACAAGAGGCTAATTTCCCATGGTGCAAGTGAAGCAAGGATGGTAGACCTGCTACAGGTAGCCATAAAATGTGTGAACCGTTCCCCTGAGACCAGGCCAACCATGAGCAAAGTTGCTTATATGATCAACGCAATAAAAGAGGAAGAGGAGAGATCCCTGGTTTTTGAGGTCTGA
- the LOC117930085 gene encoding uncharacterized protein LOC117930085, with protein MASGNTETESEMADMAFAKRGCCFWMPCLGSERSARDGSVWWERVGGPAEKENGWWRRGLNALKQIREWTEIHAGPRWKTFIRQFGKSRGGGGGRPGKFNYDPLSYAMNFDEGPRQYGHLDEDHGYPDFSYRYASLPPSVKSSMDLGNDGPSFT; from the coding sequence ATGGCTTCAGGAAACACTGAAACCGAATCCGAAATGGCGGATATGGCATTCGCAAAGCGAGGTTGTTGTTTCTGGATGCCGTGTTTAGGCTCCGAGCGGTCTGCCAGGGATGGATCAGTGTGGTGGGAGCGGGTAGGAGGCCCGGCCGAGAAGGAAAATGGGTGGTGGAGAAGAGGCTTGAACGCGCTGAAACAGATCAGGGAGTGGACGGAGATCCACGCTGGTCCAAGATGGAAGACCTTCATCCGGCAGTTCGGGAAAAGCCGCGGCGGTGGCGGAGGCCGGCCCGGGAAATTCAATTACGATCCATTGAGTTACGCCATGAACTTCGACGAAGGACCGAGACAGTACGGTCATTTGGATGAGGACCACGGCTACCCTGATTTCTCCTACCGGTACGCATCATTGCCGCCGTCGGTAAAGTCGTCGATGGATCTCGGCAACGATGGGCCGTCATTCACGTGA